The following coding sequences lie in one Paracidovorax avenae genomic window:
- a CDS encoding response regulator transcription factor has translation MIKIGIVDDHAIVRSGLRQFLSEHVDLRVVGEAANGREAIDLVRNHEIDVLLMDLSMPGQSGLDALAMLRAKAPDMGILILSGYPEEHYAINLIRQGASGYLNKECDPKEIVEAIRTISLGRRYLTPAVADLLAQQLNRKDDAPPHEQLSEREFQVFLKLAKGETAGDIAKSLSLSVKTVSTYRTRLMEKMALSSNSDLTYYALKNKLID, from the coding sequence ATGATCAAGATCGGCATTGTGGATGACCATGCGATTGTCCGCTCGGGATTGCGACAATTTCTGTCAGAACATGTAGACCTTCGCGTAGTCGGCGAGGCCGCGAATGGCCGCGAAGCCATCGACCTCGTGCGCAACCACGAGATCGACGTGCTGCTGATGGACCTGTCGATGCCCGGCCAGAGCGGCCTCGATGCGCTGGCCATGCTGCGCGCGAAAGCGCCGGACATGGGCATCCTCATCCTGAGCGGGTACCCTGAGGAACACTACGCGATCAACCTCATCCGCCAGGGCGCCAGCGGCTACCTGAACAAGGAATGCGACCCCAAGGAGATCGTGGAGGCCATCCGCACCATCTCTCTGGGCCGCCGCTATCTCACGCCGGCCGTGGCGGACCTGCTCGCGCAGCAGCTCAATCGCAAGGACGACGCGCCTCCGCACGAGCAACTCTCCGAGCGCGAGTTCCAGGTGTTCCTGAAGCTGGCCAAGGGCGAGACCGCGGGCGACATCGCGAAGTCGCTTTCCCTGAGCGTCAAGACCGTGAGCACCTACCGCACGCGCCTGATGGAGAAGATGGCGCTGTCGTCCAACAGCGACCTGACCTACTACGCGCTGAAGAACAAGCTCATCGATTGA
- a CDS encoding bacterioferritin — MTTPNSTPTATASLTLDEKALQYAATQDLDEGAVTPAYGPHRDAIVKLLNDALATELVCVLRYKRHYFTADGLESPAIAAEFLVHANEEAAHADLIAQRIVQLGGEPDFSPRTLEERSHAQYDESSDLKAMVRANLVAERIAVEAYRQMITLIGDKDPTTRRMLEGILADEEEHADELKDWLHR; from the coding sequence ATGACCACCCCGAACTCCACACCTACGGCAACTGCATCGCTCACCCTGGATGAGAAAGCCCTCCAGTACGCTGCCACCCAGGATCTCGACGAAGGCGCCGTCACGCCTGCGTACGGTCCGCACCGCGACGCCATCGTGAAGCTGCTGAACGATGCTCTGGCGACCGAACTCGTGTGCGTGCTGCGCTACAAGCGCCACTACTTCACGGCCGACGGTCTGGAGTCTCCCGCGATCGCCGCGGAATTCCTGGTACATGCGAACGAGGAAGCCGCCCACGCCGACCTCATCGCCCAGCGCATCGTGCAACTGGGCGGCGAGCCGGACTTCAGCCCCCGCACGCTGGAAGAACGAAGCCACGCGCAGTACGACGAGTCGTCGGACCTCAAGGCGATGGTGCGCGCCAATCTGGTGGCCGAACGCATCGCTGTCGAAGCCTACCGGCAGATGATCACCCTGATCGGCGACAAGGACCCCACCACGCGCCGCATGCTGGAAGGCATCCTCGCCGACGAGGAAGAGCATGCCGACGAACTCAAGGATTGGCTGCACCGCTGA
- a CDS encoding DUF1328 domain-containing protein, translated as MLHYAVVFLVIALIAALFGFGGIAAGAVGIAKILFFVFVIMAVVTFVLSLLKRG; from the coding sequence ATGTTGCACTACGCAGTCGTTTTTCTGGTGATCGCCCTGATCGCCGCACTCTTCGGCTTTGGTGGGATCGCAGCGGGCGCCGTCGGCATCGCCAAGATCCTGTTCTTCGTGTTCGTGATCATGGCCGTCGTCACCTTCGTGCTGAGCCTGCTCAAGCGCGGCTGA
- a CDS encoding BON domain-containing protein → MKYARALAFAALAGATIVTTGCSVARDQQTVGSYVDDAGITTAVKAKMAEDKSVSATSISVETLNGTVQLSGFAKSQAEKDRAEAIARNTKHVREVRNSIVVRP, encoded by the coding sequence ATGAAGTACGCTCGTGCACTCGCCTTTGCAGCCCTCGCTGGCGCCACCATCGTCACCACCGGATGCTCGGTGGCACGTGACCAGCAGACCGTGGGCTCCTACGTGGATGACGCCGGCATCACCACCGCCGTGAAGGCCAAGATGGCCGAAGACAAGTCGGTCTCCGCCACGTCCATCAGCGTGGAGACGCTGAACGGCACGGTGCAGCTGTCCGGCTTCGCCAAGTCGCAGGCCGAGAAGGATCGCGCGGAAGCCATCGCCCGCAACACCAAGCACGTGCGGGAAGTGCGCAACAGCATCGTCGTGCGTCCCTGA
- a CDS encoding rhodanese-like domain-containing protein yields MNFIIDNWYLVLVALVSGAMLLLPVFREAAGGSLTAARAVQLINREKAVVVDVSEPDEFAAGHVGGAKNVPLGQLEERLPQVVRNKSVPLVLVCAKGARAQRAVAVARKLGYEKAEALAGGLKAWRDASMPVEKA; encoded by the coding sequence GTGAATTTCATCATCGACAACTGGTATCTCGTCCTCGTCGCGCTGGTTTCGGGCGCGATGCTGCTCCTGCCGGTCTTCCGCGAAGCCGCGGGCGGCTCGCTCACCGCGGCGCGCGCGGTGCAACTCATCAACCGCGAGAAGGCCGTGGTGGTCGATGTCTCCGAGCCCGACGAGTTCGCGGCCGGCCATGTCGGCGGCGCGAAGAACGTGCCGCTGGGCCAGCTGGAGGAACGCCTGCCGCAGGTGGTCAGGAACAAGTCGGTGCCGCTCGTGCTGGTGTGCGCCAAGGGCGCCCGGGCGCAGCGCGCGGTGGCGGTGGCCAGGAAGCTCGGCTATGAGAAGGCCGAGGCGCTCGCGGGCGGGCTGAAGGCCTGGCGCGATGCCAGCATGCCGGTTGAAAAGGCCTGA
- the rsmD gene encoding 16S rRNA (guanine(966)-N(2))-methyltransferase RsmD, with protein MSPAPRKPAAPQRPAASPGGRQGGHAGAGEVRIIGGLWKRTRLPVPSRPGLRPTPDRVRETLFNWLGQDLSGWRCIDAFAGTGALGLEAASRGAVEVLLVESDAALADQLRRSCEKLGATAARVQRGDGVAVLRQRAPGSAHLVLLDPPFDGGLFDAALAAAAPVLAEDGCIYLEAPQPWDDAALAPLGLAIHRHLRAGAVHAHLIRKGQGARAPQ; from the coding sequence ATGAGCCCGGCGCCGCGCAAACCCGCTGCGCCCCAGCGCCCTGCGGCGAGTCCGGGAGGCCGGCAAGGCGGGCATGCCGGTGCGGGCGAAGTGCGCATCATCGGCGGACTCTGGAAGCGCACGCGGTTGCCGGTGCCGTCGCGCCCGGGGCTGCGGCCCACGCCGGACCGGGTGAGGGAGACCCTGTTCAACTGGCTGGGACAGGACCTGTCGGGATGGCGCTGCATCGATGCCTTCGCCGGCACGGGCGCGCTCGGCCTGGAGGCTGCATCCCGCGGAGCGGTGGAGGTGCTGCTGGTGGAAAGCGATGCCGCCCTCGCGGATCAGTTGCGGCGTTCCTGTGAAAAGCTGGGCGCCACGGCGGCACGGGTGCAGCGGGGCGACGGCGTGGCCGTCCTGCGCCAGCGTGCGCCGGGCTCCGCGCACCTGGTGCTGCTCGATCCGCCTTTCGACGGCGGGCTGTTCGACGCGGCCCTGGCGGCTGCCGCGCCGGTGCTTGCGGAGGATGGATGCATCTACCTCGAGGCGCCCCAGCCCTGGGACGATGCGGCGCTGGCACCCCTGGGCCTTGCCATTCACCGCCATCTGCGGGCGGGCGCGGTACATGCCCACCTGATTCGCAAGGGCCAGGGCGCAAGAGCGCCGCAATAA
- a CDS encoding CHASE3 domain-containing protein gives MRWSNFRKMAVSLPLALLAAAALVGINEAGYARSNEAVRALSSTYTTRAALNRMMQNMLDAETGLRGYLLTGDDRYLQPYQKAAATIDANLEELRAIYRSSPEDQEDFTQLSRQISRKMSELDLSLRLRRQNNDDAWKFVLSTDVGKENMDAIRTLSGRLAQRSTDRSTHHTDEILHSLTLSRIGIATVVAIGLLAFYMYLRQASALQTAQEREQEALQRERDRLELLVRERTASLTELANHLQQVREDERGHLARELHDELGALLTAAKLDVARLKSKIDAQSPEIAERLKHLTETLNSGIALKRRIIEDLRPSSLFNLGLTASLEILAREFEQRSSVEVELNLEPVELPEAVQLTIYRMVQESLTNIGKYANATKVLVAVHNYPTHVAVQIRDNGAGFDTTKVQASAHGLMGMRHRVEAAGGRLTVTSEANEGTLVSAVLPVVH, from the coding sequence ATGCGCTGGTCCAATTTTCGCAAGATGGCTGTCAGCCTGCCCCTGGCGCTGCTGGCAGCCGCTGCGTTGGTTGGCATCAATGAAGCCGGATACGCGCGGTCCAACGAAGCCGTGCGCGCGCTGTCGAGCACCTACACGACCCGCGCCGCGCTCAACCGCATGATGCAGAACATGCTGGATGCGGAAACGGGCCTGCGCGGCTACCTGCTCACGGGCGACGACCGCTATCTCCAGCCCTACCAGAAGGCGGCCGCCACCATCGATGCCAACCTGGAAGAGTTGCGTGCCATCTACCGTTCCTCTCCGGAAGACCAGGAAGACTTCACCCAGCTCTCCCGGCAGATCTCCCGCAAGATGTCCGAGCTGGACCTGAGCCTGCGCCTGCGCCGCCAGAACAACGACGACGCCTGGAAATTCGTCCTCTCCACCGATGTCGGCAAGGAGAACATGGATGCCATCCGCACACTGTCCGGCCGCCTCGCGCAGCGCAGCACGGACCGCTCCACGCACCACACCGACGAGATCCTCCACTCGCTCACCCTCTCGCGCATCGGCATCGCGACCGTCGTGGCCATCGGCCTGCTCGCGTTCTACATGTACCTGCGCCAGGCCAGCGCCCTGCAGACCGCCCAGGAACGCGAGCAGGAGGCCCTGCAGCGCGAGCGCGACCGGCTGGAACTGCTGGTGCGGGAACGCACCGCGTCGCTGACCGAACTGGCGAACCACCTGCAGCAGGTGCGCGAGGATGAGCGGGGCCACCTGGCCCGCGAACTGCACGACGAACTGGGCGCACTGCTCACGGCCGCCAAGCTCGACGTCGCGCGGCTGAAGTCGAAGATCGACGCGCAGTCGCCCGAGATCGCCGAGCGGCTCAAGCACCTCACCGAAACCCTGAACAGCGGCATCGCGCTCAAGCGCAGGATCATCGAGGACCTGCGGCCCTCGTCCCTCTTCAACCTGGGCCTGACCGCCTCGCTGGAGATCCTCGCGCGCGAGTTCGAGCAGCGCAGCAGCGTGGAGGTGGAACTCAATCTCGAACCGGTGGAGCTGCCGGAGGCTGTGCAGCTCACGATCTACCGGATGGTGCAGGAGTCGCTGACCAACATCGGCAAATACGCCAATGCCACCAAGGTGCTGGTGGCCGTCCACAACTACCCCACCCATGTGGCCGTGCAGATCCGCGACAACGGCGCGGGCTTCGACACCACCAAGGTACAGGCCTCCGCCCACGGGCTCATGGGCATGCGCCACCGCGTCGAGGCCGCCGGCGGGCGCCTGACGGTCACCTCCGAAGCCAACGAAGGCACGCTCGTTTCCGCCGTGCTGCCCGTCGTTCACTGA
- the gpmA gene encoding 2,3-diphosphoglycerate-dependent phosphoglycerate mutase, which translates to MHKLVLIRHGESTWNLENRFTGWTDVDLTPTGIEQAKTAGRLLKAEGYEFDLAFTSVLKRATRTLWHVLDEMDRTWLPVEHSWRLNERHYGALQGLNKADMAKQYGDAQVLVWRRSYDTPPPALEATDPRSERGDLRYAGLAPEQIPLTECLKDTVARVLPFWNERIAPAMRSGQRVMVAAHGNSIRALVKYLDGISDDDIVGLNIPNGIPLVYELGDDLKPLRHYYLGDAEAAARAAAAVASQGKA; encoded by the coding sequence ATGCACAAACTCGTCCTGATCCGCCACGGCGAATCCACCTGGAACCTCGAAAACCGCTTCACCGGCTGGACCGACGTGGACCTGACACCCACCGGCATCGAGCAGGCCAAGACCGCCGGCCGCCTGCTGAAGGCCGAAGGCTACGAGTTCGACCTGGCGTTCACCAGCGTGCTCAAGCGCGCCACGCGCACCCTGTGGCACGTCCTGGACGAGATGGACCGCACCTGGCTGCCCGTGGAGCACAGCTGGCGGCTCAACGAGCGCCACTACGGCGCCCTGCAGGGGCTCAACAAGGCCGACATGGCCAAGCAGTACGGCGATGCGCAGGTGCTCGTCTGGCGCCGCAGCTACGACACCCCCCCGCCGGCCCTGGAGGCCACCGATCCGCGCAGCGAGCGCGGCGACCTCCGCTATGCCGGCCTCGCCCCCGAGCAGATTCCGCTCACCGAATGCCTGAAGGACACCGTCGCCCGGGTGCTGCCTTTCTGGAACGAGCGCATCGCACCCGCCATGCGGTCGGGCCAGCGGGTGATGGTCGCCGCCCACGGCAACTCGATCCGGGCACTGGTCAAGTACCTGGACGGCATCTCCGACGACGACATCGTCGGCCTGAACATTCCCAACGGCATTCCCCTGGTCTACGAGCTGGGCGACGACCTGAAGCCGCTGCGCCATTACTACCTCGGCGATGCCGAGGCCGCGGCCAGGGCGGCCGCCGCGGTGGCGTCCCAGGGCAAGGCCTGA
- the grxC gene encoding glutaredoxin 3, protein MQPVKMYTTAVCPYCIRAKQILKSKGVEQIEEVRVDLDPEARSHMMEITGRRTVPQIFIGDTHVGGHDDLVALDGRGGLMPLLGA, encoded by the coding sequence ATGCAACCCGTCAAGATGTACACCACCGCCGTCTGCCCCTATTGCATCCGGGCCAAGCAGATCCTCAAGTCCAAGGGCGTGGAGCAGATCGAGGAGGTCCGCGTGGATCTCGACCCCGAGGCCCGTTCGCACATGATGGAGATCACCGGACGGCGCACGGTGCCGCAGATCTTCATCGGCGACACCCACGTGGGTGGCCATGACGACCTGGTCGCGCTCGACGGCCGCGGTGGCCTGATGCCCCTGCTCGGCGCCTGA
- the coaD gene encoding pantetheine-phosphate adenylyltransferase yields MVQNVIAVYPGTFDPITLGHEDVVRRATQLFGSVIVAVAAGHHKKTLFSLEERIEMVREAVQPYPQVQVESFSGLLRDFVVARGGKAMVRGLRAVTDFDYEFQLAGMNRSLMPEVETVFLTPSDKFQFISSTFVREIAVLGGEVDKFVSPGVCQRLADRVRAMAPAG; encoded by the coding sequence ATGGTCCAGAACGTCATCGCCGTCTATCCCGGCACTTTCGACCCCATCACGCTGGGCCATGAGGACGTGGTGCGCCGCGCCACGCAGCTGTTCGGCAGCGTGATCGTGGCGGTCGCCGCGGGCCACCACAAGAAAACGCTGTTCAGCCTGGAAGAGCGCATCGAGATGGTGCGCGAGGCGGTGCAGCCCTATCCCCAGGTGCAGGTGGAGAGCTTCTCCGGACTGCTGCGCGACTTCGTGGTCGCGCGCGGCGGCAAGGCCATGGTGCGCGGCCTGCGTGCCGTCACCGACTTCGACTATGAATTCCAGCTCGCCGGCATGAACCGCAGCCTCATGCCCGAGGTCGAGACGGTCTTTCTCACCCCGAGCGACAAGTTCCAGTTCATCAGCAGCACGTTCGTGCGCGAGATCGCCGTGCTCGGCGGCGAAGTGGACAAGTTCGTGTCCCCCGGGGTCTGCCAGCGGCTCGCCGACAGGGTCCGGGCGATGGCCCCGGCGGGCTGA
- a CDS encoding ThiF family adenylyltransferase, which produces MNDDQLLRYSRHILLDEIGIEGQERLLAAHALVIGAGGLGSPAALFLASAGVGRLTLVDADTVDLTNLQRQIAHTTQRVGESKVASATQAVQAINPGVQVQALPLRADAPWLDAHVPLADVVLDCSDNYATRQAVNAACVRHRVPVVAGAAIRFDGQITVIDPRASDTPCYACLFPPEAAFEEVQCSTMGVFAPMVGVIGAMQAAEALKLLCGAGRSLAGRLLMLDGLSMEWTAMRAGRDPACSVCGTRHAKEGASGEALQ; this is translated from the coding sequence ATGAACGACGACCAGCTCCTGCGCTACTCCCGCCACATCCTGCTCGACGAAATCGGCATCGAAGGACAGGAACGGCTGCTCGCCGCCCATGCGCTGGTCATCGGTGCCGGCGGTCTGGGATCGCCCGCAGCCCTGTTCCTCGCTTCGGCAGGCGTGGGCCGCCTGACCCTGGTCGATGCCGACACCGTGGACCTGACCAATCTGCAGCGGCAGATCGCCCACACCACGCAGCGTGTCGGCGAGTCCAAGGTCGCTTCGGCAACGCAGGCCGTGCAGGCGATCAACCCCGGCGTGCAGGTGCAGGCGCTGCCCCTGCGCGCGGATGCACCCTGGCTCGACGCCCATGTGCCGCTCGCGGACGTGGTGCTCGACTGCAGCGACAACTATGCAACGAGGCAGGCCGTCAACGCCGCCTGCGTTCGCCACCGCGTGCCTGTGGTGGCCGGCGCAGCGATCCGCTTCGACGGACAGATCACCGTGATCGACCCGCGCGCTTCCGATACGCCCTGCTACGCCTGCCTCTTCCCACCGGAGGCGGCCTTCGAGGAAGTACAGTGCTCCACGATGGGCGTGTTCGCACCGATGGTCGGCGTCATCGGCGCCATGCAGGCGGCCGAGGCGCTCAAACTGCTCTGCGGTGCCGGACGATCGCTCGCAGGCCGCCTGCTCATGCTGGACGGCCTTTCCATGGAGTGGACCGCCATGCGCGCCGGCCGCGACCCGGCCTGCAGCGTGTGCGGAACACGGCACGCGAAAGAGGGCGCCAGCGGCGAAGCCCTTCAGTAG
- a CDS encoding putative zinc-binding metallopeptidase yields the protein MQVFNCDQCGHLVFFDSVQCLHCGAKLAFLPDLLTMAALVPAVPGLQGDTDLWQRVPSRRQGSASPLYRMCHNRIAHAACNFAVAADDPQQLCGSCRQTRILPDLSEPANLRRWKQIEHAKRQLYYTLARLGLQPAPDGASPVFEFLADQPGHPVMTGHAAGTITLNVAEADDDERARRRLALHEPYRTLLGHLRHESGHFYWDHLLLESGRLKEFRSVFGDERQDYGEALQAYYASSPHLGGWRERHVSAYATAHPWEDWAETWAHYLHMVDLLETASSYHTGLEIPESGVMQSYRVGNPFATDRPDFEAMVQEWVPLTLLLNSLNRSLGQQDAYPFALSSGALAKLRFVHDIVHAA from the coding sequence ATGCAGGTTTTCAATTGCGACCAGTGCGGTCATCTCGTTTTCTTCGACAGCGTCCAGTGCCTGCACTGCGGCGCGAAGCTGGCCTTCCTGCCTGACCTGCTCACCATGGCGGCGCTGGTGCCCGCGGTGCCGGGCCTGCAGGGCGATACCGACCTGTGGCAACGGGTACCGTCGCGCCGTCAGGGCAGCGCCTCGCCGCTCTACCGCATGTGCCACAACCGGATCGCGCACGCCGCGTGCAATTTCGCGGTAGCCGCCGACGATCCGCAGCAGTTGTGCGGGTCGTGCCGCCAGACACGCATCCTTCCCGATCTCTCCGAACCGGCCAACCTGCGCCGCTGGAAGCAGATCGAGCATGCCAAGCGGCAGCTCTACTACACCCTCGCACGCCTGGGCCTGCAGCCCGCGCCCGACGGAGCCAGTCCGGTCTTCGAGTTCCTGGCGGACCAGCCCGGACATCCCGTGATGACGGGGCATGCAGCCGGAACCATCACGCTGAACGTGGCCGAGGCGGACGATGACGAGCGCGCCCGGCGGCGCCTCGCGCTGCACGAGCCCTACCGCACCCTGCTGGGCCATCTGCGGCACGAATCGGGCCATTTCTACTGGGACCACCTGCTGCTGGAGTCAGGCCGGCTGAAGGAATTCCGCTCGGTCTTCGGCGACGAACGCCAGGACTACGGCGAGGCCCTGCAGGCCTACTACGCCAGCAGCCCGCACCTGGGCGGCTGGCGCGAGCGCCACGTGAGCGCCTATGCCACCGCCCACCCCTGGGAAGACTGGGCCGAGACCTGGGCCCACTATCTGCACATGGTCGATCTGCTGGAAACGGCCTCCAGCTACCACACGGGTCTGGAAATACCGGAAAGCGGCGTGATGCAGAGCTACCGCGTAGGCAATCCGTTCGCCACGGACCGGCCGGATTTCGAGGCCATGGTGCAGGAATGGGTGCCGCTGACGCTGCTGCTCAACAGCCTGAACCGGAGCCTCGGCCAGCAGGACGCCTACCCCTTCGCCCTGTCGTCCGGGGCGCTGGCCAAGCTGCGCTTCGTGCACGACATCGTCCACGCCGCCTGA
- a CDS encoding response regulator yields the protein MKLRTYIVEDNATIRENLIGTLEELAEVEAVGVAETEDEGKEWLASNPEQWDLAIVDLFLRQGSGLGILAACRDRTARQKMVVLSNYATPDVRVRCAQLGVDAVFDKSNEIDALVEYCVEHSTLRKTASSA from the coding sequence GTGAAACTGCGCACCTATATTGTCGAAGACAACGCCACGATCCGGGAGAACCTGATCGGCACGCTGGAGGAGCTGGCGGAAGTCGAAGCCGTGGGTGTCGCCGAAACCGAGGACGAAGGCAAGGAGTGGCTGGCCTCGAACCCAGAACAATGGGACCTGGCCATCGTGGATCTTTTCCTCAGGCAAGGCAGCGGCCTGGGCATCCTCGCAGCCTGCCGCGACCGCACGGCACGCCAGAAGATGGTCGTCCTGAGCAACTACGCCACCCCCGATGTTCGCGTGCGTTGCGCCCAGCTCGGCGTCGACGCCGTGTTCGACAAATCCAACGAGATAGATGCCCTCGTGGAGTACTGCGTGGAACACAGCACGCTGCGCAAGACCGCCAGCAGCGCCTGA
- a CDS encoding S41 family peptidase, whose translation MGHKLKIAGWVSVGVVAGALTTVSLQTVARGAMTPLPLEEIQQLSAVFGLIKTDYVEPVDDKKLITDAISGMVSSLDPHSQYFDKKSFKEFREGTTGRFVGVGIEITQEDGLIKIVSPIEGSPAFRAGLKTNDLITKIDDTAVKGLALNEAVKKMRGEPNTQVTLTIFRKDESRTFPVTVTREEIKTQSVKGKVIEPGYAWIRLSQFQERTVDDFVRKVEEIYRQDPNLKGMVLDLRNDPGGLLDAAVAISTAFLPEDVTVVSTNGQLAESKAVYKASPEFYQRRGAGDPLKRLPAALKNVPLVVLVNEGSASASEIVAGALQDHKRATVMGSQTFGKGSVQTVRPLGPDTGIKLTTARYYTPSGKSIQAKGIVPDVMVDDSPDGDPFAALRMREADLEKHLTSGQGEEQKDEAREKAREEARKRLEEEAKKPVAERNKMPEFGTDKDFQLTQALNQLKGLTVVVSKTQTERKEEKKDN comes from the coding sequence ATGGGCCACAAACTCAAAATCGCAGGATGGGTGTCGGTCGGCGTCGTTGCCGGCGCTCTGACCACGGTCTCCCTGCAGACCGTCGCCCGCGGAGCCATGACTCCGCTTCCCCTCGAGGAAATCCAGCAGCTCTCCGCGGTCTTCGGGCTCATCAAGACCGACTACGTCGAGCCCGTGGACGACAAGAAGCTCATCACCGACGCCATCTCCGGCATGGTGTCCAGCCTCGACCCGCACTCCCAGTACTTCGACAAGAAGTCCTTCAAGGAATTCCGCGAGGGCACCACGGGCCGCTTCGTGGGCGTGGGCATCGAAATCACCCAGGAAGACGGCCTGATCAAGATCGTGTCGCCCATCGAGGGCTCCCCGGCCTTCCGCGCGGGCCTGAAGACCAACGACCTCATCACCAAGATCGACGACACGGCCGTGAAGGGGCTCGCCCTCAACGAAGCCGTCAAGAAGATGCGCGGCGAGCCCAACACCCAGGTCACGCTCACCATCTTCCGCAAGGACGAAAGCCGCACCTTCCCGGTCACGGTCACGCGCGAGGAGATCAAGACCCAGTCCGTGAAGGGCAAGGTGATCGAGCCCGGCTATGCTTGGATCCGGCTGTCGCAGTTCCAGGAACGCACGGTGGACGACTTCGTGCGCAAGGTCGAGGAGATCTACCGCCAGGATCCGAACCTCAAGGGCATGGTGCTGGACCTGCGCAACGACCCCGGCGGCCTGCTCGACGCGGCCGTGGCCATCTCCACCGCCTTCCTCCCAGAGGACGTGACCGTCGTGTCCACCAACGGGCAGCTCGCGGAGAGCAAGGCGGTCTACAAGGCCTCTCCCGAGTTCTACCAGCGCCGCGGGGCCGGCGACCCGCTCAAGCGGCTGCCCGCGGCGCTCAAGAACGTTCCGCTGGTGGTGCTGGTGAACGAAGGCTCCGCTTCGGCCAGCGAGATCGTCGCCGGTGCGCTGCAGGACCACAAGCGCGCCACCGTCATGGGCAGCCAGACCTTCGGCAAGGGATCGGTGCAGACCGTGCGCCCCCTGGGCCCGGACACCGGCATCAAGCTCACCACGGCGCGCTACTACACGCCCAGCGGCAAGTCGATCCAGGCCAAGGGCATCGTCCCCGACGTCATGGTGGACGACAGCCCCGACGGGGACCCCTTCGCCGCATTGCGCATGCGTGAGGCGGACCTCGAAAAGCACCTGACCAGCGGCCAGGGCGAGGAGCAGAAGGACGAAGCGCGCGAAAAGGCCCGCGAGGAGGCCCGCAAGCGCCTCGAGGAAGAAGCCAAGAAACCCGTCGCCGAACGCAACAAGATGCCCGAGTTCGGAACCGACAAGGATTTCCAGCTCACCCAGGCACTCAACCAGCTCAAGGGCCTGACCGTCGTCGTCAGCAAGACGCAGACGGAGCGCAAGGAAGAGAAGAAGGACAACTGA